The nucleotide window agaacagaactagaacagaactagaacagaactagaacagaactagaacagaactagaacagaactagaacagaactagaacagaactagaacagaactagaacagaactagaacagaactagaacagaactagaacagaactagaacagaactagaacagaactagaacagaactagaacagaactagaacagaactagaacagaactagaacagaactagaacagaactagaacagaactagaacagaactagaacagaactagaacagaactagaacagaactagaacagagctagaacagaactagaacagaactagaacagaactagaacagaactagaacagaactagaacagaactagaacagaactagaacagaactagaacagaactagaacagaactagaacagaacagaactagaacagaactagaacagaactagaacagaactagaacagaactagaacagaactagaacagaactagaacagaactagaacagaactagaacagaactagaacagaactagaacagaactagaacagaactagaacagaactagaacagaactagaacagaactagaacagaactagaacagaactagaacagaactaaaacagaactagaacagaactagaacagaactagaacagaactagaacagaactagaacagaactagaacagaactagaacagaactagaacagaactagaacagaactagaacagaactagaacagaactagaacagaactagaacagaactagaacagaactagaacagaactagaacagaactagaacagaactagaacagaactagaacagaactagaacagaactagaacagaactagaacagaactagaacagaactagaacagaactagaacagaactagaacagaactagaacagaactagaacagaactagaaccggatctagaacctgaactagaacctgaactagagcctgaactaaaacctgaactagaaccagaacctgaactagatcctgaactagagcctgaactagaacctgaactagaacctgaactagaacagaactagaaccagaactagaacctgaactagaacctgaagtagaaccggatctagaacctgaactagaacctgaactagatcctgaactagatcctgaactagaacctgaactagaacctgaactagaacctgaactagaacagaactagaacagaactagaaccagaaccagaactagaactagaaccagaactggagcctgaactagaactagatcctgaactagaacctgaactagaacctgaactagagcctgaactagaacctgaattagaaccagaactagagcCTGAagtagaaccagaactagaaccggatctagaactagaacctgaactagatcctgaactagaaccagaactagaaccagaactagaacctgaactagaacctgaactagtacctgaactagaactagaaatctgaattagaacctgaactagaaagtgaactagagcctgaactagaacctgaactagaacctaaactagagcctgaactagagcctgaactagaaccagaactagaaccggatctagaactagaacctgaactagagcctgaactagaacctgaattagaaccagaactagagcctgaactagaaccagaactagaaccggatctagaactagaacctgaactagatcctgaactagaaccagaactagaaccagaactagaaccggatctagaacctgaactagaaccagaactagaacctaaactagagcctgaactagaacctgaactagaaccagaactagaacctgaagtagaacctgaactagatcctgaactagaacagaactagaaccggaactagaacctgaactagaacctgaactagtacctgaactagaactagaaatctgaattagaacctgaactagaaagtgaactagagcctgaactagagcctgaactagaacctgaactagagcctgaactagaacagaactagaaccttaactagaaccagaactagaaccttaactagatcctgaactagaacagtTTACAATTAAAGTCATATCGGAATATCACTTCAATATCAAAGTGTTAACCATAGCTCACCTATTTCCCTTTTCAGCTTATTCGTTTCCATTTGCTCTTCATTACTTTCCATTTCCACTACTTCCTCCGACGAAGCTTCATCCTCCTCCTCTATTGGCATGGCACCCTTCATCACTGGCAAAAATTCCTTAGTAAATTTAGTTTCCATTTCTTTCATTTTCAGCACTACATCAGCATTTTTACGCCACAATGGGAAACCTTGAAAACcttgaatattttgttgttgactTTGTATGTAACCGAATTCAGTGGCCAGTAAAAATATgactacaaatatttttggtgtcatatttatttggttttgtttCTGGTgtgtttacaatttatttgttgtgtttattttagctgacctaattaattaataattttttttctgttctcGGTTTGTTTTATATACTAAAATTGTGGCAGCTAAAAATAATCGTTTATTATTAAACATTCTTGGTGCTTGCAAAAAAACGTGttaaaagttggtttttttctCAATGAATGATAAGGTTAATGACTTGCCAATCAATTTATGTttgcaagaatatttttttgttataggggtaaatattggAGTTTCTTTAGCATTTAATTgattgtaaattataaaatattttattgcagtTATTTAATTTAAGACTTGTGTAAGAAAAAGTTATGCTGATAGTGGGAGATTAAAGAAAGTATTAATGGAGAATGGAGAAGTTCTGTAGAAAATAATCAACTAGCTTGAATGGgtttaatattgttaaattaaagtaaatatgaa belongs to Calliphora vicina chromosome 4, idCalVici1.1, whole genome shotgun sequence and includes:
- the LOC135957223 gene encoding sericin-1-like — its product is SGSTSGSSSGSSSGSSSGSSLGSSSGSSSGSRSGSSSGSSSGSSSGSSSGSSSRSGSSSGSSSGSSSGSNSGSSSGSSSGSSSRSGSSSGSSSGSSSGSSLGSSSGSSSGSSSLSSTSSGSSSGSSSGSSSGSSSGSSSGSSSRSGSSSGSTSGSSSGSNSGSSSGSSSGSSSGSSSGSSSSSGSSSGSSSSS